The Acidimicrobiia bacterium sequence CGAGGTGCCGGGCGGGCAGCTGCGCACCGTCGATCCCGAGACGGGTGCTGCTTGCTGTCCGACGACGGGCGAGCCCGACCTGGCCGCGCGCTGCTGCTGACGCTCGTGATCGAGCACATGCTCGGGCGGCGGCTGCTCGCAGAGTTCCTGGGGACGGCGTTCCTGCTCGTCGCGGTGATCGGCTCCGGCATCGCGGCGCAGCGCCTGTCGCCGCAGGACGTCGGCTTGCAGCTGCTCGAGAACGCGGCGGCGACCGGCGCCGCGCTCGTCGCGATCATCCTCGCGTTCGGCGCGGTGTCCGGCGCGCACCTCAATCCCGTGGTGACGCTCGCCGACCGTGTCTTCCGGGGGCTGAGCACGCGTGACGCGGCCGGCTACGTCGGCGTGCAGTTCGGGGGCGCGATCTGCGGGACCATCGTCGCGAACGTCATGTTCTCGCGGCCCGCCGTCGAGTGGGCGACGAAGGCACGCGACGGTGGTGGCCTCTTCCTCGCTGAGATCGTCGCCACGTTCGGCTTGCTCGTGGTGATCTTCGGCGTCGTACGCTCGGGACGAGCGGGGGTCGCGCCGTTCGCCGTCGGTGCGTACATCACAGGCGCGTACTTCTTCACGTCGTCGACGTCGTTCGCGAATCCTGCTGTTGCCGTTGCCCGCATGTTCTCGGACACGTTCGCGGGCATCGAACCGTCGTCGGTGCCGGCGTTCGTGCTCGCACAACTCGTTGGCGGCGTGGTGGCGGTCGCCGCGATCCGCGTGCTCTATCCGGACGTCACGACCGCCGCGGCGGACGTCGTCGTCCCCCACGAGGAGAAACCGACATGACGGATGATTCGCAGCTCGGTGCTCATCTCGAGGCGGCGAGCGCACGCCTCGCCGCCGAGTTCGCGGGCGTCGTCTCGCAGGAGACGATCCAACGCCACGTCGACGAGAACGTGCTGTTCTTCTCCGACGCGTCGGTGCCGCGGTTCGTCCCGATCATGGTGGAACGGTTCACGCGCGAGCGCCTCCGCGCGTTCGCTCAAGCGGAAGGCTTGCTCATGGCGGAAGTGCCCGAGGTCCTCTTCGTGTGCGTGCACAACGCCGGCCGGAGCCAGATGGCCGCTGCGCTCCTCGACCGCCACGCCCGAGGCCGTGTGCACGTGCGATCGGCTGGGAGCGCGCCGGCCGACGAGATCAACCCGGCCGTGGCGGCGGCGA is a genomic window containing:
- a CDS encoding MIP/aquaporin family protein, which encodes MLSDDGRARPGRALLLTLVIEHMLGRRLLAEFLGTAFLLVAVIGSGIAAQRLSPQDVGLQLLENAAATGAALVAIILAFGAVSGAHLNPVVTLADRVFRGLSTRDAAGYVGVQFGGAICGTIVANVMFSRPAVEWATKARDGGGLFLAEIVATFGLLVVIFGVVRSGRAGVAPFAVGAYITGAYFFTSSTSFANPAVAVARMFSDTFAGIEPSSVPAFVLAQLVGGVVAVAAIRVLYPDVTTAAADVVVPHEEKPT
- a CDS encoding arsenate reductase ArsC — protein: MTDDSQLGAHLEAASARLAAEFAGVVSQETIQRHVDENVLFFSDASVPRFVPIMVERFTRERLRAFAQAEGLLMAEVPEVLFVCVHNAGRSQMAAALLDRHARGRVHVRSAGSAPADEINPAVAAAMSELGLDLSKEFPKPLTDEVVRAADVVITMGCGDACPLYPGKRYLDWDIDDPAGKALEQVRPIRDEIDRRVRALLEELVPAGT